The Nonlabens sp. Hel1_33_55 genome contains the following window.
ACAATATTAACTATGATAAGTTTCATATCGTACTGGGTGACACTTTAGAAGACCCACAATTAGGAAATGATAAACCTTTTGATGCGATTGTATCCAACCCACCTTACTCTGTAAGATGGAAAGGTAGCGATGACCCTACACTCATTAATGATGACCGTTTTGCTCCTGCAGGCGTATTAGCGCCTAAGTCTAAAGCAGATTTTGCCTTTGTACTTCATTCCTTAAGCTACCTATCGCCTAAAGGTCGAGCAGCGTTAGTATGCTTCCCTGGTATCTTTTACCGTGGTGGTGTCGAACAGAAAATAAGAAAGTACCTAGTAGATAATAATTATGTAGAAACGATCATTTCGCTAGCTCCTAATCTATTTTTTGGAACCTCAATAGCCGTTACACTTTTAGTACTTTCTAAAAGTAAAACCGAAAATAAAACCCAATTCATAGACGCTACAAGTGAAGAGTTCTTTAAAAAAGAAACTAATAACAACGTACTACATAAAGATCACGTAGCGCATATCATGCGACTATTTGATACTAAAGAAGAAGTGCCACACATCGCTATTACCATAGATAATACGGTAATAGAAGAAAACGATTACAACCTTTCCGTAAGTAGCTATGTAGAAGCCAGGGACACACGTGAAAAAATAGATATTACAGCGCTAAATAAGGAAGTCGCCTTCACGGTTAAAAAAATTGATAAGTTACGTGCCGATATTGATACCATCGTAAAAGAAATTGAAGGATGAGCGAGTTAGAAAAATTATTGGATGGTGTTGATCTAGCATGGACGACTATTGGCGATATTAATTTTATAGAGATTGCAAATAGCGGTAGAAAACCTGTAAAAGCATCATTAAGAATCGCTGGAGAAATACCATATTATGGTGCAAATAATATTCAAGATTACGTTGAGGGATTTACACACGACGGTAAATTTATATTAATTGCTGAAGATGGTTCTAAAAGTCTAGAAAATTACTCAATACAATATGCTGTCGGTAAGTTTTGGGCTAATAATCATATACATGTTATCAAAGGAAAAAATGAGATAACTACTAAGTTTTTGTATCACTATTTACAAATTGTAAATTTTATTCCTTTTTTGTCAGGTGGTGGTAGGGCAAAACTAACCAAAGGTCAATTAATCAATATCCCAATCCCGATCCCATGCCCAGATGACCCAGAGAAATCACTCGCAATCCAAAAAGAAATTGTTCACATACTAGACACCTTTACAGAACTTACTACAGAACTTACTACAGAACTTACGGCACGTAAAAAACAATACAGTTATTATAGAGAGCAATTATTACGCTTTCGCGAAAGCGAGGTAAAACATTTACCCATGGGTGATGAGAGTGTTGGTGAATTTATAAGAGGCAAACGATTTGTAAAAACCGATATGATCGATGAAGGGGTTCCATGTATTCACTATGGTGAAATGTATACGCATTACGATACTTGGGCGGATAAAACAAAATCATTCGTCAGCAAGGAACTCGTAGAAAAGAAAAACCTAAGGAGAGCCCAAAAAGGTGATGTTGTATTAGTGGCTGCAGGAGAAACCATTGAAGATATTGGACAAGGAACAGCTTGGTTAGGTGAAGAAGGCGCT
Protein-coding sequences here:
- a CDS encoding restriction endonuclease subunit S, translated to MSELEKLLDGVDLAWTTIGDINFIEIANSGRKPVKASLRIAGEIPYYGANNIQDYVEGFTHDGKFILIAEDGSKSLENYSIQYAVGKFWANNHIHVIKGKNEITTKFLYHYLQIVNFIPFLSGGGRAKLTKGQLINIPIPIPCPDDPEKSLAIQKEIVHILDTFTELTTELTTELTARKKQYSYYREQLLRFRESEVKHLPMGDESVGEFIRGKRFVKTDMIDEGVPCIHYGEMYTHYDTWADKTKSFVSKELVEKKNLRRAQKGDVVLVAAGETIEDIGQGTAWLGEEGAVIHDACFYYKSDLNPKYVAYFTRTRQFHDQIKKHIRTGKISAINAAGLGKAIIPIPSFEEQERIVNILDKFDVLTTSISEGLPKEIELRNKQYEYYRNKLLTFPNVIVEA